One segment of Verrucomicrobiaceae bacterium DNA contains the following:
- a CDS encoding PQQ-binding-like beta-propeller repeat protein, translating into MLLLKKVGDWPHSRGNAAMTGVSPVELRFPLEAAWQFKAMERLKGQNEMLVASPVVRAGKVYVGCKAGFFYCVDLLTGKELWKAEGKGAFDGAAAFAGDLVVAGCQDGFVYAWHAATGKEAWKYETDAEVHAAANVWMHPETKALKIIIGSYDYNVYCLDAATGKKEWAAETGYYINGGAAIGDGKVVFGGCDSVLHVHDVKTGKEEKQIEVGAYIGNNVAIADGVIYVSHYGNRVGAYSIADGMQVWEYGEREFEYYAAPAIWEKTVFVGGRDKRMHALDRMTGKQRWEFRARDQIDSSAVVCGGKSLLFGSDDGYVYALDLEKGAELWHFEVGAPVKSCPAVAGDYVLIGADDGLLYALKNGPAK; encoded by the coding sequence ATGCTTTTGCTCAAAAAGGTGGGTGATTGGCCGCATTCACGCGGGAATGCGGCGATGACGGGTGTTTCGCCTGTGGAGCTGCGTTTCCCGCTGGAGGCTGCGTGGCAGTTCAAGGCGATGGAGCGGCTGAAGGGCCAAAATGAGATGCTGGTGGCCAGTCCAGTGGTGCGTGCGGGGAAGGTGTATGTGGGCTGTAAGGCGGGTTTTTTTTACTGCGTGGATCTTTTGACGGGGAAGGAGCTGTGGAAGGCGGAGGGGAAGGGGGCCTTTGATGGTGCGGCGGCTTTTGCGGGGGATCTGGTGGTGGCGGGCTGCCAGGATGGTTTCGTGTATGCCTGGCATGCGGCGACGGGTAAGGAGGCGTGGAAGTATGAGACGGATGCGGAGGTGCATGCGGCTGCGAATGTGTGGATGCATCCTGAGACGAAGGCGCTGAAGATCATCATCGGCAGTTATGACTACAATGTGTATTGCCTGGATGCTGCGACGGGGAAGAAGGAGTGGGCGGCGGAGACGGGCTACTACATCAATGGCGGTGCGGCGATCGGGGATGGGAAGGTGGTCTTCGGTGGCTGTGACAGCGTGCTGCATGTGCATGATGTGAAGACGGGCAAGGAGGAGAAGCAGATCGAGGTGGGGGCCTACATCGGGAACAATGTGGCGATCGCCGATGGGGTGATCTACGTGAGCCATTATGGGAACCGCGTGGGCGCTTACAGCATCGCGGATGGCATGCAGGTGTGGGAGTATGGGGAGCGTGAGTTTGAGTACTACGCTGCGCCTGCGATCTGGGAGAAGACGGTTTTTGTCGGTGGCCGGGACAAGCGCATGCATGCGCTGGATCGCATGACGGGGAAGCAGAGGTGGGAGTTCCGTGCGCGTGACCAGATCGACAGCAGTGCGGTGGTCTGCGGCGGGAAGTCCCTGCTTTTCGGCAGTGATGACGGGTATGTGTATGCGCTGGATTTGGAGAAAGGTGCCGAGCTGTGGCACTTCGAGGTGGGCGCACCTGTCAAGAGCTGCCCGGCCGTCGCTGGGGACTATGTCCTTATCGGTGCGGATGACGGGCTGCTGTATGCTTTAAAAAATGGTCCGGCGAAGTGA
- the mpl gene encoding UDP-N-acetylmuramate:L-alanyl-gamma-D-glutamyl-meso-diaminopimelate ligase — protein MSQSPKHIHLIGICGTAMGSTAVALKALGHHITGSDDKVYPPMSDVLANAGIPVLAGFKPENLPLNADVYVVGNAISRGNPELETLLEKKLPYVSMAEMLKQQVIQGKRSFVVTGTHGKTTTTTMLAWLFEHAGKNPGFMIGGVPENFESGARFTHSDIFVIEGDEYDTAYFDKRSKFLHYLPECAIVNNIEFDHADIFDNLDAILLSFQRFLNTVPRNGLVLINGDDPNCLTLRAKCPAPLKTLGLGPTCDYRISITRTTPESTAFTLNGDAFEVPMVGEFNARNAAMCICAARFGGLTDAEIRAGLSSFRGIRRRQQERGEKNGITIIDDFGHHPTAIRETLRGLRQRYTGRRLWALFEPRSNTSRRNVLQNELIDALAEADASIIAAVANPEKVSADQRLDTAKVASSVTARGKPCWFEPSTQTIVTRLQSEARSGDVIIVFSNGGFDGIHDKLLLAL, from the coding sequence ATGTCCCAATCTCCCAAGCACATCCACCTCATCGGCATCTGCGGCACCGCCATGGGCTCCACCGCCGTCGCATTAAAGGCCCTCGGCCACCACATCACCGGCAGCGATGACAAAGTCTATCCTCCCATGAGCGACGTGCTCGCCAATGCAGGCATCCCCGTCCTCGCAGGCTTCAAACCCGAAAACCTCCCCCTCAACGCCGACGTCTATGTCGTCGGCAACGCCATCTCACGTGGCAACCCCGAGCTCGAAACCCTGCTCGAAAAAAAGCTGCCCTACGTCTCCATGGCCGAGATGCTCAAGCAGCAAGTCATCCAGGGCAAACGCAGCTTTGTCGTCACCGGTACACACGGCAAAACCACCACCACCACCATGCTCGCCTGGCTCTTTGAGCACGCAGGCAAAAACCCCGGCTTCATGATCGGCGGCGTGCCAGAAAACTTCGAGTCCGGTGCCCGCTTCACCCACTCCGACATCTTCGTCATCGAAGGCGACGAATACGACACCGCCTACTTCGACAAGCGCAGCAAATTCCTCCACTACCTGCCCGAGTGCGCCATCGTCAACAACATCGAATTCGATCACGCCGACATCTTCGACAACCTCGACGCCATCCTCCTCTCCTTTCAGCGCTTCCTCAACACCGTCCCCCGCAACGGCCTCGTCCTCATCAACGGCGACGACCCCAACTGCCTCACCCTACGGGCGAAATGCCCCGCCCCACTCAAAACCCTCGGACTCGGCCCCACCTGCGACTACCGCATCAGCATCACCCGCACCACCCCAGAAAGCACCGCCTTCACACTCAACGGCGACGCCTTTGAAGTCCCCATGGTCGGAGAATTCAACGCCCGCAACGCCGCCATGTGCATCTGCGCCGCCAGATTCGGCGGTTTAACCGATGCAGAAATCCGCGCCGGCCTCAGCAGCTTCCGTGGCATCCGCCGCCGCCAACAAGAACGCGGCGAAAAAAACGGCATCACCATCATCGACGACTTCGGCCACCACCCCACCGCCATCCGCGAGACCCTACGCGGCCTCCGCCAGCGCTACACCGGCCGCCGCCTCTGGGCCCTCTTCGAGCCACGCTCCAATACCAGCCGCCGCAACGTCCTCCAAAACGAACTCATCGACGCCCTCGCCGAGGCCGATGCCAGCATCATCGCCGCAGTCGCCAACCCCGAAAAAGTCTCCGCAGATCAGCGCCTCGACACCGCCAAAGTCGCCTCCAGCGTCACCGCACGCGGCAAACCCTGCTGGTTTGAGCCCAGCACCCAAACCATCGTCACAAGGCTCCAGAGCGAAGCACGCAGCGGCGACGTCATCATCGTCTTCAGCAACGGCGGCTTCGATGGCATCCACGACAAGCTCCTCCTCGCCCTTTGA
- the thiE gene encoding thiamine phosphate synthase, with protein MKTDLANRRLYGILDLGYVPETDIERITAALCTGGIDLLQLRAKKASPQQVEHLARRMQTVLRDFDVPLIINDHLAVAAQIGSEGVHVGQDDDAIARARQITGATCIIGKSTHSLAQAIAAQAEGADYIGFGPLYATGTKPDYTPIGLADIAEAHRQVNLPIYCIGGVNAARLDEILTAGAQRIVVVSAFLTAPDIAAEVQQLKTLLTRPR; from the coding sequence ATGAAGACCGACCTCGCAAACCGGCGGCTCTACGGCATCCTCGACCTCGGTTACGTCCCAGAAACAGACATCGAGCGCATCACCGCCGCCCTTTGCACTGGCGGCATCGACCTCCTCCAACTGCGAGCCAAAAAAGCCTCCCCCCAGCAAGTCGAGCACCTCGCACGCCGCATGCAGACCGTGCTACGCGACTTCGACGTGCCCCTCATCATCAATGACCACCTCGCCGTCGCCGCCCAAATCGGCAGCGAAGGCGTCCATGTCGGCCAAGACGACGACGCCATCGCCCGTGCCCGGCAAATCACCGGCGCAACCTGCATCATCGGCAAATCCACCCACAGCCTCGCCCAAGCCATCGCCGCGCAAGCTGAAGGGGCCGACTACATCGGCTTCGGCCCCCTTTACGCCACCGGAACCAAGCCCGACTACACCCCCATCGGCCTCGCAGACATCGCCGAAGCCCACCGTCAGGTAAACCTGCCCATCTACTGCATCGGCGGCGTCAACGCCGCCAGACTCGACGAAATCCTCACCGCCGGAGCCCAGCGCATCGTCGTCGTCTCCGCCTTCCTCACCGCCCCCGATATCGCCGCAGAAGTGCAGCAACTCAAAACCCTCCTCACCCGCCCCCGATGA
- a CDS encoding transposase — translation MPFPLIAAKGARRTRFSSQLTMRQSRLKAPKHHPIAYYHCVSRVVDRSFRLHEEEREMFVRLMRMYERLCQVRVVTYCVLSNHFHVLVEVPRRPDVLPGQEEVLRIVQSAFGKSMAWQVRAELEHFRKIGAHTEADAILDGWRNRMWDISMFMKSLKQRFTLWFNKKHQRKGTLWEERYRSTLVEGGGAVLAMTAAYVDLNPVRAKLASDPKDYRWCGYAEAVAGGRLARSGVELVAKAQLEGRKADGGLLEHYRCLLFTWGTTSKVNAKGAKKGKICEKDYHRVLQQGGRLSVAEALRCRVRYFTDGAVIGSRSFVDSIFKTQRRRFGPKRRDGARVMRGFEQGDERELCSLRDLKVDVFGPRNV, via the coding sequence TTGCCTTTTCCGCTGATCGCCGCCAAGGGTGCCCGCCGAACTCGGTTTAGCTCACAGCTCACCATGCGCCAGTCACGCCTCAAAGCCCCCAAGCACCATCCGATCGCCTACTACCATTGCGTCTCGCGGGTGGTAGATCGGAGCTTTCGGCTGCATGAGGAGGAGCGGGAGATGTTTGTTCGACTCATGCGGATGTATGAAAGGCTCTGTCAGGTCCGGGTGGTGACGTATTGCGTGCTCTCAAACCATTTCCATGTGCTCGTGGAGGTGCCCCGCAGGCCGGATGTGTTGCCGGGGCAGGAGGAGGTGCTCAGGATCGTGCAGTCGGCGTTTGGGAAGTCGATGGCGTGGCAGGTGCGGGCCGAATTGGAGCACTTTCGCAAGATCGGGGCCCACACGGAGGCAGATGCGATCCTGGATGGATGGCGCAACCGGATGTGGGACATTTCGATGTTTATGAAGTCGTTGAAGCAACGCTTTACGCTGTGGTTCAATAAGAAACATCAACGCAAGGGTACCCTTTGGGAGGAGCGCTACCGTAGCACTCTGGTGGAGGGTGGTGGTGCGGTGTTGGCGATGACAGCGGCGTATGTGGATTTGAATCCTGTCCGAGCAAAACTGGCGAGTGATCCAAAGGATTACCGTTGGTGTGGTTATGCTGAGGCTGTCGCCGGGGGGCGCCTAGCTCGGAGCGGTGTTGAGTTGGTGGCAAAGGCTCAATTGGAAGGGAGAAAAGCCGATGGGGGCCTTTTGGAGCATTATCGCTGTTTGCTTTTTACTTGGGGGACGACTTCAAAGGTGAATGCGAAAGGTGCCAAGAAGGGCAAAATCTGTGAGAAGGATTATCACCGAGTTCTCCAACAGGGCGGTCGCTTGTCGGTAGCAGAGGCACTGAGATGCCGCGTGAGGTATTTCACCGATGGGGCGGTGATCGGGTCGAGGAGTTTCGTGGATTCGATTTTTAAGACCCAAAGACGACGATTCGGGCCGAAGCGGCGCGATGGGGCACGCGTGATGCGTGGCTTTGAGCAGGGTGATGAGCGCGAACTATGCTCTTTGCGAGATTTGAAGGTGGATGTGTTCGGCCCACGGAATGTGTAG
- a CDS encoding sulfatase-like hydrolase/transferase, whose protein sequence is MRVFSALFCFLVLGVSAVAAEKRPNLLFILVDDQSPLDLRLYNPQSTLQTPNLDRLAAQGMVFDGAYHMGASMGAVCTPSRHMIMSGRTVWHLPVSPWAAKTSPAALEQQTIPAVFNRAGYSTMRTCKMGNSYEAANKLFTVRKDASKRGGDDQSGSAWHAEQVLGYLREREEKKSRDPFLIYFGFSHPHDTRDGKPELLAKYGATNHTDVAHPPSAHSLQPPLPANYLTKHPFDNTDIAVRDEVAVSGVWKNRDESSIRNEIGRQYACSENIDIQIGRVMEKLDKMGALENTYIIYTADHGIAIGRHGLMGKQNLYQHTWRVPFIVKGPGIAPGSRVEGNIYLLDVLATLCDLTGVAPPPTSEGLSFRPVLEGKSKTMRDVLYGAYAGGAKPGMRCVKQGEWKLIEYESADGTARHVQLFNLAENPQELLPEHGVPNLATEPKHAAKLQEMKGLLLSEMRRLDDPWRFSDQPSDDLPTPPTPKKRAKKQNR, encoded by the coding sequence ATGCGTGTGTTTTCTGCTTTGTTCTGCTTTCTGGTTTTGGGGGTTTCAGCCGTCGCTGCGGAGAAGCGGCCCAATTTGCTCTTCATTCTCGTGGATGATCAGTCGCCACTCGATCTGAGGCTGTACAATCCTCAATCGACTCTCCAGACGCCGAATCTGGATCGCTTGGCGGCGCAGGGGATGGTCTTCGATGGGGCTTATCACATGGGAGCCTCCATGGGGGCGGTCTGCACGCCTTCCCGCCACATGATCATGAGCGGGCGTACAGTTTGGCACTTGCCGGTTTCTCCATGGGCAGCAAAAACGAGCCCCGCAGCGCTAGAACAGCAGACGATTCCGGCGGTCTTTAATCGAGCGGGTTACTCGACGATGCGGACGTGCAAGATGGGCAACAGCTACGAGGCGGCAAATAAGCTCTTCACCGTGCGGAAGGATGCATCAAAGCGCGGCGGCGATGATCAAAGTGGCAGCGCGTGGCATGCTGAGCAGGTGCTGGGCTACTTGCGTGAGCGTGAGGAGAAGAAGTCCCGTGATCCTTTTCTCATCTACTTCGGATTCTCGCATCCGCACGATACGCGGGATGGCAAGCCGGAGCTGCTCGCGAAGTACGGTGCGACAAACCACACGGATGTGGCGCATCCGCCCTCCGCTCATTCATTACAGCCGCCACTGCCTGCGAATTATCTGACGAAGCACCCATTTGATAACACAGACATCGCGGTGCGTGATGAGGTGGCCGTGAGTGGCGTGTGGAAAAACCGTGACGAATCCAGCATCCGCAATGAGATCGGCCGTCAGTATGCGTGCAGCGAAAATATCGACATCCAGATCGGTCGTGTAATGGAGAAGCTGGATAAAATGGGTGCGCTAGAGAACACCTACATCATCTACACCGCTGATCACGGTATCGCGATCGGCCGACACGGGCTGATGGGCAAACAAAACCTCTACCAGCATACGTGGCGGGTGCCCTTCATCGTGAAAGGCCCTGGCATCGCTCCCGGCAGCCGTGTGGAGGGAAATATTTACCTGCTGGATGTGCTGGCGACGCTGTGTGATCTCACTGGCGTAGCGCCACCACCGACGAGTGAGGGCCTGAGTTTTCGACCCGTGCTCGAGGGCAAGTCCAAAACCATGCGTGACGTGCTCTACGGTGCCTATGCGGGTGGAGCAAAGCCGGGCATGCGCTGTGTGAAGCAGGGCGAGTGGAAGCTCATCGAGTATGAGTCTGCGGACGGCACAGCGAGGCATGTACAGCTCTTTAATCTGGCGGAAAACCCGCAAGAGCTGCTCCCTGAGCATGGCGTGCCAAATCTCGCTACGGAGCCAAAACACGCGGCGAAGCTCCAGGAAATGAAAGGGCTGCTTTTGAGCGAAATGCGTCGTTTGGACGATCCGTGGCGTTTTTCAGACCAACCGAGTGATGATCTGCCCACTCCGCCCACACCCAAGAAGAGGGCGAAGAAGCAGAATCGGTAA
- the groL gene encoding chaperonin GroEL (60 kDa chaperone family; promotes refolding of misfolded polypeptides especially under stressful conditions; forms two stacked rings of heptamers to form a barrel-shaped 14mer; ends can be capped by GroES; misfolded proteins enter the barrel where they are refolded when GroES binds): protein MAKQLQFDETARQALLRGVTKLAKAVKATLGPAGRNVILEKKFGSPTITKDGVTVAKEIELPCPYENMGAQLIKEVSSKTSDIAGDGTTTATVLAEAIYAEGLRNVTAGANPISLQRGIMKATEALVAELKKIATPVKDSKEVAQVATVSANWDAGIGNIIAEAMDKVGKEGTITVEEAKSIETTLEVVEGMQFDKGYLSPYFVTNPETMECNLENAYILINEKKVSSLKDMLPLLEKVARSGKPLLIIAEDVEGEALATLVVNKLRGTLNIVAVKAPGFGDRRKAMLEDIAILTGGRCITEDLGIKLENIELTDLGRAKRITIGKENTVIVEGEGSSDAIQGRVQQIKNQIAETTSDYDREKLQERLAKLAGGVAVINVGAATETEMKEKKARVEDALHATRAAVEEGIVPGGGVALIRAQGALGDLKLTGDEKTGAEIVARAIEAPLRQLAANAGVEGALIVAEVKKGKGNHGYNVATAKYEDLIKAGVVDPAKVTRSALQHAASISGLLLTTECLIADIPKE, encoded by the coding sequence ATGGCTAAACAACTGCAATTCGACGAAACCGCCCGTCAGGCCCTCCTTCGTGGCGTCACGAAGCTCGCCAAGGCCGTGAAAGCAACGCTCGGCCCTGCTGGCCGCAACGTCATCCTGGAAAAGAAATTCGGCTCCCCCACGATCACCAAAGACGGTGTCACCGTGGCCAAGGAAATCGAACTTCCATGCCCCTATGAAAACATGGGCGCCCAGCTCATCAAGGAAGTCTCCTCCAAGACCTCCGACATCGCCGGTGACGGCACCACCACCGCCACCGTGCTCGCTGAGGCCATCTACGCCGAAGGCCTCCGCAACGTGACCGCTGGTGCCAATCCGATCTCGCTCCAGCGCGGCATCATGAAGGCCACAGAGGCCCTCGTCGCCGAACTGAAGAAAATCGCCACCCCCGTGAAGGACAGCAAAGAAGTCGCCCAGGTCGCCACCGTCTCCGCCAACTGGGACGCCGGCATCGGCAACATCATCGCCGAAGCCATGGACAAAGTAGGTAAGGAAGGCACCATCACCGTCGAAGAAGCCAAATCCATCGAAACGACCCTCGAAGTCGTCGAAGGTATGCAGTTCGACAAAGGTTACCTCTCCCCTTACTTCGTCACCAACCCTGAGACGATGGAGTGCAACCTCGAAAACGCCTACATCCTCATCAACGAGAAGAAGGTCAGCTCCCTCAAGGACATGCTGCCTCTGCTTGAGAAGGTCGCTCGCTCCGGCAAGCCCCTCCTCATCATCGCTGAAGACGTCGAAGGTGAAGCCCTTGCCACCCTCGTGGTGAACAAGCTGCGCGGCACCCTCAACATCGTGGCCGTCAAGGCCCCTGGCTTCGGTGATCGCCGCAAAGCCATGCTCGAAGACATCGCCATCCTCACCGGCGGCCGCTGCATCACCGAAGACCTCGGTATCAAGCTCGAAAACATCGAGCTCACCGACCTCGGCCGTGCCAAGCGCATCACCATCGGCAAGGAAAACACCGTCATCGTCGAAGGTGAAGGCTCCAGCGATGCCATCCAGGGCCGCGTGCAGCAGATCAAGAACCAGATCGCTGAAACCACCAGCGATTACGACCGTGAGAAGCTCCAAGAGCGCCTCGCGAAACTGGCTGGCGGCGTCGCCGTCATCAACGTCGGAGCAGCTACGGAAACTGAAATGAAAGAGAAAAAGGCCCGCGTCGAAGACGCCCTGCACGCTACACGCGCTGCTGTAGAAGAGGGCATTGTCCCGGGAGGTGGCGTGGCACTTATCCGTGCCCAAGGTGCCCTCGGCGACCTCAAGCTCACCGGTGACGAAAAAACCGGCGCTGAGATCGTCGCTCGTGCCATCGAAGCCCCCCTCCGTCAGCTCGCCGCCAACGCGGGCGTCGAAGGCGCTCTCATTGTCGCTGAAGTGAAGAAGGGCAAAGGAAACCACGGCTACAACGTCGCCACCGCCAAGTATGAAGACCTCATCAAGGCTGGCGTCGTCGATCCTGCCAAGGTGACCCGCAGCGCTCTCCAGCACGCGGCCTCCATCTCCGGCCTCCTCCTCACCACCGAGTGCCTCATCGCAGACATTCCGAAGGAATAG
- a CDS encoding co-chaperone GroES has translation MANTITPLGRRVLVKRSSSEEKTAGGIFLPDTAKEKPQEAEVLALGTGKDDEGKDVSTLFTVKKGDKVLISKYGGTEVKVAGDDLLIINETDILGILG, from the coding sequence ATGGCAAACACCATCACCCCGCTCGGCCGCCGCGTCCTCGTGAAGCGCTCCTCCAGCGAAGAAAAAACCGCCGGAGGCATCTTCCTGCCTGACACCGCCAAAGAAAAACCCCAGGAGGCTGAAGTCCTCGCTCTCGGCACTGGCAAAGACGACGAAGGCAAAGACGTCTCCACGCTCTTCACCGTGAAGAAAGGCGACAAAGTCCTCATCTCCAAATACGGCGGCACCGAAGTCAAAGTCGCTGGCGACGACCTCCTCATCATCAACGAGACCGACATCCTCGGTATCCTTGGCTAA
- the dnaK gene encoding molecular chaperone DnaK: MSKILGIDLGTTNSCMAVLEGGKATVLENSEGARTTPSIVAFTKSGERVVGQAAKRQAVTNPRNTVFSVKRLMGRKFTELTEADKRMPYKIVPASNGDAHVQVEVGGETKTYSPQEVSAMILAKLKADAEAKLGETITEAVITVPAYFNDSQRNATKAAGEIAGLNVRRIINEPTAAALAYGLDSKSDEKVAVYDLGGGTFDISVLEIGDGVFEVLATDGDTHLGGDDWDNTLITWIVNEFKTDSGIDLSGQPDALQRIKEEAEKAKIALSSSQSYDLNLPFITADATGPKHIMKTLTRAKMEQLTDSLFERTIKPVKDCLAAAKLDASKIDELVLVGGMTRMPKVVETARKLAGKDPHQGVNPDEVVAIGAAIQSGVLKGDVKDVLLLDVTPLTLSIETAGGVATPMIARNTTIPKKHSQIFSTYADQQPGVEIVVLQGERPMSRDNKTLGTFKLDGIPPMPRGQPQIEVTFDIDANGILHVSAKEKTTGKEQKISIQGSSGLSNEEIEKAKRDAEEHAEEDRKRKEGVEVKNKADSLSYEIEKTMKEWEGKVPAEQLTPITEKLASLKSSIEANDTDAMKAKTEEIEKLFAAAYQAAAAAGAGAPGAGGMPDMSGMGGAGPDVAAAETKTQDKGKVVDADFEVVDKDK, translated from the coding sequence ATGAGCAAAATCCTCGGCATTGACCTCGGCACCACGAATTCCTGCATGGCCGTCCTCGAAGGCGGCAAGGCCACGGTGCTCGAAAACAGCGAAGGCGCACGCACCACGCCCTCCATCGTCGCTTTCACCAAAAGCGGCGAGCGCGTCGTCGGCCAGGCCGCGAAGCGCCAGGCCGTGACGAACCCCCGCAACACCGTCTTCTCCGTGAAGCGCCTCATGGGTCGCAAATTCACCGAGCTGACCGAGGCCGACAAGCGCATGCCTTACAAGATCGTCCCCGCCAGCAATGGCGATGCCCATGTGCAGGTCGAAGTCGGCGGCGAGACCAAAACCTACTCCCCGCAGGAAGTTAGCGCCATGATCCTCGCGAAGCTGAAGGCCGATGCAGAGGCCAAGCTCGGCGAAACCATCACCGAGGCCGTCATCACAGTCCCCGCTTACTTCAATGACAGCCAGCGCAATGCCACCAAGGCTGCTGGCGAGATCGCTGGCCTCAATGTGCGCCGCATCATCAATGAACCGACCGCTGCGGCCCTCGCTTACGGCCTCGACAGCAAGTCGGACGAAAAAGTCGCCGTGTATGACCTCGGCGGCGGCACCTTCGACATCAGCGTGCTCGAAATCGGCGACGGCGTCTTCGAAGTGCTCGCCACGGATGGCGACACGCACCTCGGCGGCGATGACTGGGACAACACCCTCATCACTTGGATCGTCAACGAATTCAAAACCGACAGCGGCATCGACCTCAGCGGCCAGCCGGATGCCCTTCAGCGCATCAAAGAAGAAGCGGAAAAGGCCAAGATCGCCCTCAGCTCCAGCCAGAGCTACGATTTGAACCTCCCCTTCATCACTGCCGATGCCACCGGGCCAAAGCACATCATGAAGACCCTCACACGGGCCAAGATGGAGCAGCTCACCGACAGCCTCTTCGAGCGCACCATCAAGCCCGTGAAGGATTGCCTCGCTGCTGCCAAACTGGACGCCTCCAAGATCGACGAACTCGTTCTCGTCGGCGGCATGACCCGCATGCCGAAGGTCGTCGAGACCGCCCGCAAGCTCGCTGGCAAAGATCCGCATCAGGGCGTGAACCCGGATGAAGTCGTCGCCATCGGTGCCGCCATCCAGAGCGGTGTGCTCAAAGGCGATGTCAAAGACGTGCTCCTGCTCGACGTGACACCGCTCACGCTTTCCATCGAGACCGCTGGCGGTGTCGCCACGCCGATGATTGCCCGCAACACGACCATCCCGAAGAAGCACAGCCAGATTTTCTCCACCTACGCCGATCAGCAGCCTGGCGTCGAGATCGTCGTCCTCCAAGGCGAGCGTCCGATGTCTCGCGACAACAAAACGCTCGGCACCTTCAAGCTCGACGGCATCCCGCCGATGCCCCGTGGCCAGCCGCAGATCGAGGTCACCTTTGACATCGACGCCAACGGCATCCTCCACGTCTCCGCGAAGGAAAAGACCACCGGCAAGGAGCAGAAAATCTCCATCCAGGGCAGCTCCGGCCTCAGCAATGAGGAGATCGAGAAGGCCAAGCGCGACGCCGAGGAGCACGCCGAAGAAGACCGCAAACGCAAAGAAGGCGTCGAGGTCAAGAACAAGGCCGACAGCCTCAGCTACGAGATCGAGAAGACCATGAAGGAGTGGGAAGGCAAGGTCCCCGCCGAGCAGCTCACGCCCATCACCGAGAAACTCGCCTCCCTGAAGAGTTCCATCGAAGCCAACGACACCGACGCGATGAAGGCCAAGACCGAAGAGATCGAAAAACTCTTCGCCGCCGCCTACCAAGCCGCTGCCGCCGCAGGAGCCGGAGCCCCCGGTGCCGGTGGCATGCCCGACATGAGCGGCATGGGCGGTGCAGGCCCCGATGTCGCCGCTGCGGAGACCAAGACGCAGGACAAAGGCAAGGTCGTCGATGCGGATTTCGAAGTCGTGGACAAGGACAAGTAA